The Candidatus Zixiibacteriota bacterium genome includes the window CCTGCCCTACTGTTTGGTGCTTATGAAACGGAAAATGAATCTTAAATAATAGATACATCGAAAGGAAAAGACATGAACAAATCAATATCAAAACAAATCGCCGAATTTGCGGTTAATCTCAAATATGACGACCTGCCGCAAAATGTCGTTCATGAGGTGAAACGCTGCTTGTATGACTCCATCGGCTGTGCCTACGGCGGCTACCATACCAAAGATGTGAATATTCTGCGTGATATATACAAAGAAATGGGCGGCAAAGATGAGGCAACAGTCATCGGTTTTGGCGATAAGGTACCGGCTGTTAACGCCACGCTGGTTAATTCGCTGATGGTTCGCGCGCTCGATTTCAACGACATCTACTGGAAAGAAGACCCCTCGCATCCCTCCGACCTGATACCGGCGGCGCTGGCAGTCGGCGAATTAGTCGGGGCATCTATGAAAGATGTTATCACAGCCATTGTGCTGGCGTATGAGTTTGAACAGAGAATGTGTCTATTTGCAGTGCCCGGTGTTCGCGAACGCAAATGGCATCACGCCACCCTAACCCAGTTTGTATCGCCGATTGTTGCCGGCAAGCTGTTGGGCTTGGATGCCGACCAGATGGTGAACGCTATCGGCATCAATGGCTCGCACAATCATACGATAGGCTGTCCGACTGCCGGCAAGCTTACCATGATGAAAAACACTGTCGACCCGATGGCGGTACAATCCGGCGTGTTTGCCGCCCTGATGGCAAAAAAAGGCTATTCAGGCACTATCGAGGTGTTTGAGGGCAAAGAGGGCTTTATGGATGTTTTCGGTCCCGACTGG containing:
- a CDS encoding MmgE/PrpD family protein, translated to MNKSISKQIAEFAVNLKYDDLPQNVVHEVKRCLYDSIGCAYGGYHTKDVNILRDIYKEMGGKDEATVIGFGDKVPAVNATLVNSLMVRALDFNDIYWKEDPSHPSDLIPAALAVGELVGASMKDVITAIVLAYEFEQRMCLFAVPGVRERKWHHATLTQFVSPIVAGKLLGLDADQMVNAIGINGSHNHTIGCPTAGKLTMMKNTVDPMAVQSGVFAALMAKKGYSGTIEVFEGKEGFMDVFGPDWAVDKLTGSLGENYKILECSMKAFPTEALTHTHISAALKAVTQNNISYDQIEQVTVTSIARACDILFDPHKYRPESRETADHSLPYCIASALVDHKITTQSFSDEKLKDKRIWEVIDKIKGEASEEFEKMFPAKQPSKVIVKTKDGKEYSEYLEYPKGDPREPMTMADLEAKFNGLSAELLSAEKQKQVKDMVFDCEKMSAMDFMAGLTV